TCCTACGGTAATTTTTCATAATGGGAGATATCAGATGTGGTATTCCGGTCAGATGAAACCGTATCAGGAGAATGGACGCTCCGTGATAGGATATGCGGAAAGCATGGATGGAATTCATTGGATCAGACGGGAAACACCGGTAATGATTCCTGACCAGCTTTGGGAAAAACAGGCTGTTATGTGCCCGCATGTGCTTTTTGATGATGAAGATGGACAATATAAGATGTGGTATGCGGCAGGCTGCAACCATGAGCCGGATGCTATCGGATATGCCTGGAGCAGAGATGGTATCCGGTGGGAAAAATATAGGGAGAATCCAGTGCTTTCACCGGACATAGAACATTTGTGGGAGCAGCATAAGGTAGTAGCACCATGTGTGATTAAGGAAGATGGCTGGTTTTACATGTTTTATGTGGGACATCTCCATGAGGAGCGGGCGCAGGTAGGACTGGCACGCTCAGAAAATGGTATTACCGGCTGGGAAAAGCACCCGGATAATCCCTTAATCTGCCCGGATGAAGGAAGATGGGATTCTGTAGCAGTATACAAGCCGTTCGTTTTAAAGGTGGGAAATCAGTGGTGGATGTGGTATAATGGGGCAGAATATGAAGAGCCGGTCTGGGTATTTGAGCAGATTGGTCTGGCAGTGCTGGATAGAGAAGCGTTGTTTTAGGAAAAACGGGAAGTGAAAAAGGAGTGGGAGAATTTTGTTGTAAATGAGGGGTGGAGAATGAAGAACAGAAGAAAAAACCAGACAAAATCTAAAATGTTTGCCTCCTACATAGTGATTCCGGTCTTGATTCTGACAGTGATATCCTGTCTGTTTTCATCAGCTTATTATGAAGTATCGCAAAGACGAAATTTAGCTTTTGAGGATTCGGCTTCTGAAAATGTCAATGAACAGCTGAAGGGAGTGATGGATAATCTGTTGAAATCAGCGGTTCAATATTCTATGACACCCTGGGTCCGGCGATTGAAATATATGCAGAAGATTCCCGATATGATGCAAAAGAGCATTACCGCGTCTGACATTCTGGATTATGCCAGTACGGTGTCGCTGGCTGAGATAAATGAGAATCTGGTGGAATCCATCTACATTTATTACAGTCTGGAAGGTTTTGGGATTAGCAGTATTGGTCGGGTAACATGGGATGAATATATAGATATTTACGGGATTATCTGTGAAGAGAAAAGCGTTCAGACCGGAGAGGTGCTGAGTGAGAATAATCAGCAGGCTATTTATCACCATGTTTCAATGATTAAAAATGGAAAGCGGATGGATGGTTTTTTCCTTATCCAGACAATTCCGATGGAGAATACGTACAATGGAGAAGTAAATATTTTGTTTTATGTTTCCTATGATGCATTATGTGACTATATTTGGAAATTTGCAGGTGACGGGACAGAACAGCTTTATCTTACGGATGGACAGGAAATACTGTGCAACCTTGCGAACAGAGCAGGGGATATGGAACAAATTGGAAAAGAGCTGCGGACAGAGGGGGCGGAGGAAACGCAGCTTTTACCGGGGGACTCCATCAAAGAATTGAAGTCCGGGGAAAAGGGATTTGTTTATCGGAAGAGCCTTGATAAATATGTTTCAGAATATACGAAGACAGGAATGGATATTGGTGTATTGCAGATTCTTGAACCGGATTTTCTGCGCAGTGATTTTTTTAGTTTTTTAAAGTGGATTGTGGCAGGGGATTTTTTGTTGTTTGGATTGATTGTGATTGTATCATCCCGGCTTACAAAGCGCAGCTACCAGCCGTTGGAGCACATTATGAATCTGATTGACGAGAAGAATCGGGAAAATCTTGATGAATATCAGCTGATTGAACATACGTTGAAAGCATTCAACTCCCAGAAGGAACGGCTGGATATATCGGTTTATGAACAGAATCCTTTAGTGGAGCAGTATCTTCTTCATAATCTGTTGAATCAGGGGCGTCTCCGGCAGGATGAGGTTAAATATATTAATACTATGCGGAGGTATGCAGGGTTCCGTTGTCTGGTGTTGAAGGATAGCCTGGAGACCGGGCAGTATGCGGGGGAAATAGATGCCTGTCTGGCGGTATATCCGCAGATTCACGCCGCTTCCCTGAAGGGGGAGAACTGCTATATCTGGGTACTCAGCTACGGTGAGGAGAGTCTGGTAGAAGAGATTGTGGACACTTTGGAGCAGACCTTTACGGAGATGGACTATCGGGAGGCAGTAATGGCTATGAGCGGCAGATATGAGGAACTTCTCAGGATGCAGGAAGCGTTTCGCGAAGCGGTCTGTACGCTGAGTTACCATTATTTCTATCCGGAGAGAAAGCTGTTGCTATATGATGGAGATTTTATTGGGGAACGGGAACAAAGTAAAGTGACCTTTGAGATAGCGGACGGAGTCATGGAGGAACTCCGGAAATATGTGGAAGCTCTTCAGCCCAGGGCGGTTGTTACAGTGTATTGCCAGTTGGTCTGGTATAATTTCCGGGAACGTATGCTGAGCCGGGAAAAATGGTTTGCAGGAATCCACGAGTTAAATGAACATATGGCAGATATGTTTAGGGACTCCGGCAGAGAGGAGGCTCTTGAACGTATCGGGCTTCTGGAACCGGAAAATTTTGGGAGTTTAGATGGCTATCTGCAAACCTTTGAAGTGAAAATTACCCAACTGATAGAACGCTGTGCTTCCCGGGAAAATCCTATATATACAGTGCGTAATCAGATGATACGTCAGTATGTGGAGGAGCATCTCGCGGACGCGAACCTGTCGCTGAGCGAGACAGCACGGGTAACGCGCTACACCTCCACCTATTTTGGCAAATATTTTAAAGAACAGTTCGGATGCGCCTTCCAGCAGTATGTGGCTGTGCGGCGGATTGAATGCGCAAAGAAATACTTACTGGAAGATCCGGAACGGAGAAATATGAGTATCCAGGAGATTGCGCTGGCCTGCGGTTTTACCAATGACGTGACCTTCCGCCGGACTTTTAAGCGGTATACG
This is a stretch of genomic DNA from Marvinbryantia formatexigens DSM 14469. It encodes these proteins:
- a CDS encoding family 43 glycosylhydrolase; the encoded protein is MNIKAPENMSSVERIAFYDCEENKKFYQYGTAGGWKKYRENPVFGGEHGTCFDVSLLRDEEASLFKMWFSWRPRKAIGYTESRDGMHWSEPRVVLEPLKESAWEADEINRPTVIFHNGRYQMWYSGQMKPYQENGRSVIGYAESMDGIHWIRRETPVMIPDQLWEKQAVMCPHVLFDDEDGQYKMWYAAGCNHEPDAIGYAWSRDGIRWEKYRENPVLSPDIEHLWEQHKVVAPCVIKEDGWFYMFYVGHLHEERAQVGLARSENGITGWEKHPDNPLICPDEGRWDSVAVYKPFVLKVGNQWWMWYNGAEYEEPVWVFEQIGLAVLDREALF
- a CDS encoding helix-turn-helix domain-containing protein, giving the protein MKNRRKNQTKSKMFASYIVIPVLILTVISCLFSSAYYEVSQRRNLAFEDSASENVNEQLKGVMDNLLKSAVQYSMTPWVRRLKYMQKIPDMMQKSITASDILDYASTVSLAEINENLVESIYIYYSLEGFGISSIGRVTWDEYIDIYGIICEEKSVQTGEVLSENNQQAIYHHVSMIKNGKRMDGFFLIQTIPMENTYNGEVNILFYVSYDALCDYIWKFAGDGTEQLYLTDGQEILCNLANRAGDMEQIGKELRTEGAEETQLLPGDSIKELKSGEKGFVYRKSLDKYVSEYTKTGMDIGVLQILEPDFLRSDFFSFLKWIVAGDFLLFGLIVIVSSRLTKRSYQPLEHIMNLIDEKNRENLDEYQLIEHTLKAFNSQKERLDISVYEQNPLVEQYLLHNLLNQGRLRQDEVKYINTMRRYAGFRCLVLKDSLETGQYAGEIDACLAVYPQIHAASLKGENCYIWVLSYGEESLVEEIVDTLEQTFTEMDYREAVMAMSGRYEELLRMQEAFREAVCTLSYHYFYPERKLLLYDGDFIGEREQSKVTFEIADGVMEELRKYVEALQPRAVVTVYCQLVWYNFRERMLSREKWFAGIHELNEHMADMFRDSGREEALERIGLLEPENFGSLDGYLQTFEVKITQLIERCASRENPIYTVRNQMIRQYVEEHLADANLSLSETARVTRYTSTYFGKYFKEQFGCAFQQYVAVRRIECAKKYLLEDPERRNMSIQEIALACGFTNDVTFRRTFKRYTGVTPSQFEKENLSET